The nucleotide sequence CACCGGCCGCCCGCGGGGCTTCGGCTTCGTAGTCTACGCCGACCCCGCCGCTGTCGACGCCGCCCTCCAAGAGCCCCACACACTCGACGGCCGCACGGTACCTACTCCCCCTCGCTTGGTCTCTTCACCCCACCCAAACCCTAGCGGGATATTCGCGTCGAATATTCGCTTCGGTCGCGTTCCGATCTACCCCGCTGCAGCGGCCTAGGGTTGCGCGTGTGTGCTCAAGCGTGGCTTGTGATTTTGTTGTCTCAGGTTGATGTGAAGCGGGCGCTCTCGCGGGAGGAGCAGCAGGCTACCAAGGCGGTGAACCCTAGCGCAGGAAGGAACGCTGGAGGTGGAGGGGGTggtggcggaggcgatgccggtgGTGCTAGGACAAAGAAGATCTTTGTGGGCGGGCTGCCCTCCAGTCTGACAGATGAGGAGTTCCGGCAGTACTTCCAGACCTTCGGGGCTGTCACCGATGTTGTGGTGATGTATGACCAGACAACACAGCGCCCCCGGGGCTTCGGCTTCATTACCTTTGACTCGGAGGATGCGGTTGACCGTGTGCTGCACAAAACCTTCCACGATCTTGGAGGGAAGATGGTAGAGGTGAAGCGTGCTCTGCCTCGAGAGGCGAATCCTGGCTCTGGCGGCGGCGGCCGTTCCATGGGAGGTGGGGGTTTTCATAGTAACAATGGACCTAACTCCAATGCTAGCAGCTATGATGGCAGAGGCGATGCTAGCAGATATGGGCAGGCGCAGCAAGGCAGTGGTGGCTACCCAGGTTATGGCGCTGGAGCTTATGGCAGTGCTCCAACTGGATATGGATATGGGCACACCAATCCTGGAACTACATATGGAAATTATGGGTCTGCAGGGTATGGAGGTGTTCCTGCTGCGTATGCTGGGGCTTATGGCAATCCAAGTGCTGCTGCATCTGGTTACCAGGGTGGCCCTCCAGGCGCTAATAGAGGACCCTGGGGCAGTCAAGCTCCATCTGGTTATGGCACTGGGGGTTATGCTGGCAATGCAGGCTATGGTGCATGGAATAGCTCTTCTGCTGGTGGGAATGCACCCACTAGTCAGGCACCTGGTGCAGCTGCAGGTTATGGAAACCAGGGCTATGGTTatggtggatatggaggagatgcATCATATGGTAATCATGGAGGGTATGGTGCTTATGGTGGTCGGGGAGATGGTGCTGGAAATCCTGCTACTGGTGCAGCCTCTGGGTATGGTGCTGCTGGATATGGAAGTGGGAATGGAAACTCTGGATATCCAAATGCGTGGACTGATCCTTCACAAGGCGGAGGATTTGGTGGTGCAGTCAATGGAGCTTCTGAGGGCCAATCAAATTATGGCAGCGGTTATGGTGGTATGCAGCCTAGGGTTGCTCAGTAGAAGAGGCCGTTATAATGTTCATGGTGTGAACCAGTGCATTTGGGCAGCATATGTATTATTGCAGTATTCTGGCTTTGCTCTCGTCTTCCTGAAGACCATCCATTCTGCCGGTTAAATCAGTATTTCTCCTGGTTGGAATGCTTGATCCTTTCGTGGCTTAACTAGAACTTCAGTCAATAAGTAGCTATTATGTCGAGTAGCTGTATCTTCataatgctttatttatgtttaGCTTATCCTTCGGTGTGCTTTGTCATCAGTGGAGTTTCAGGTTGCTTTATCTCTAGTTTAAAGCTAGAGTAGCTTCACTGCTTATGGACTAGTTGTATCTCTATTCTACAGAATCATATATTCGTGTTTGACTGTAGTATTTATGCTGGATACTCTCTCCCTATTGTGTTAAGTCTGAAACGTTTATTGCTGGTGGTTGTGTTCATCTCTGGTTCCTTGCTTTGCTTTAGCTCACCTTGGAGTTAAGGTGTTACTTCTATTCTTCAAATTTGACGGCTTGCAACAGATGCTAATCCTGAACTATGCACTGATAGAAGCTTGGTACCATAGCTGCTTCAAACGGATGGTCAAGTGTAGTGCGCTTCTTTATGTAACTGGAATGTGACATCCTATGTATACATTTGTTTTGACAAACATTGTTCGTATGCATGATGAAGCTGTGAATATGTTTCAGGGTTAGCATCTGATGTTGGTATGTAGATTGATAAAACAGGCATAGTAGAGGGAACTGATTAGCCCTTCAAGCCTTTTGGTCTTAAAATTTTGATAGTATGTTTGCAGTGATAGAGAGCTTACTAGCAGCAAGATGGTAGCATCAACTTCTAAGGTAGTGTAGATGCCAAAAAATCAGTGATTCTACATGATGAATGATGTACAGGTAGAAACCCTAGAGTACAGTAGTGAGGCATTTGGCAAGTAAAATAATTGTCCTTCCTCCTTCGTTTCGTTTCTGTACAGGTTGCACGTGACGCCATTCCGTGTAAAGAATGTCCAAGTGAGGGTGAAAATGATATCGGAAATCTGCTGGTTTTGCTTGATGAGCTGATGAGAAGTTTCGATTTGAAGCATTGGCACAGAATGCAAGCTACTAGCTTTTTATGTGCTTCATGTTCTTGAGGATCTTGCTGTGCTGCAAGGTGGTGGTACGTGGAAACAAAGATTCATTGTCTTCCAGTTTTGTTTGGAAAATCGTTTCGACATGGTTTTTGTCCTAGTTGGAGATGATACCCTGGTTCTTGCTCTGTAGATTTGGTATGTCCTGATAAAGAAGTTAACTAATTCACCCTGTGAAGCACTGGAGTCAAGCCTTGTCAATTTTGGCCCACAATATCTTCTCTAAAAGTCTAGATTAACCTCAGTGATAAATAAAATACATGTAGATTTTGGTAGTAATTTCCACAGGCTTACACTTAAATATTTACTTTTATCATACATATAAGATAGTAAAACTAATTGTGAAATATGCTCTAATAGAGGTGCAAAAACACCAGCGATAGCAATGGTTTTGACACGATAGTTTCTCTACTGACGTCACTGCTCTATTGTGTTTTGGACACAAGATCAAAACGATTGAATGATCGTTCCCTTACACAGAAGATTTAGCATTATTCGTTCCAAACActactctttttttttttgaaaaccagGACTTATTGTTaaacactactccctccgtcccacaatataagacgtagcttgcaaaaatgtcttatattatgggacggagggagtacatcctaAATGGTTATGCGTTTGATAGATTCCATCGCCTGAAATTAAAATAGAATTTCATTTTGCTTACTATATGCTGACATAAAAACCAGTGCTCATTTACTGCTTCACTATGCCTTGCTCAGCTGCTGAATCCGTGAAGATGGAAAGCAGAAAATTTGTTAGTCTTTATATACATATATAACGATATTTTAGCTGAGTTACCGGTTAATCTGTAGTTTATTTTTTTAACTTAAATTGTAATAGCGTACATATTTATGGAAATACAACCCCACCCCCCGCGCGCAAACCTAAATTTAGTCACTGCGTGCATTTAGTGCATCATTTTATTTATAGGTTAATATTATAGTCTCTAGAGGCTTCCTTGTTGGTACGCATATAATGGCTACAACATGTGGTAAAGCATATTGTATAACTGTAGTTTAGTTATATACGTGTACTCCTTGGTGTGGAAGCTTTGTTGCTTTATTAGGTTTGCATATGCTCCATTCAGTTCTAACAAACGGAATGGTCTGCTTGTGATCGCTAACACTTGTACTCACATAATATACAAGTGCCATCTAATTTATGAATCACATAACTTTTTGAACATGAATGTACCAGTAATTAATATAACTAGATCAGTGGCCTTGTGCAATTCGGTGTTCAAATCCATGGTTGACTGCACCAAATATCAGCTGGTTTAAGCATCTAAAGTTAATTTGCCTGCATGTTGTGGTAAAACTGTACTTGTTAGTGGTTTTGAATGTGTATGCTCTGGATAAAAACAGATTTATTCATCATAAGGTGTACTACGTTATTTTGATGGGTGTACTGGGGTAATATATTTGCATTATGTTTCTCAGTAATCATGATATGGCATCACACATTTCCTTTGTCCCTTTGACAAGAAAAGCATAATGCTGAGTCTTTGCGATGTacccctccgttcacaaatataagttttttttgggtacttcaatatggactacatacgggcTGAAATGTTTGAAATCTTATATTTTGTGAATGGAGGTTGTATATTTTTATAAAAGCAAAGAAACAACTTGCATAAGTGCACCCTGTGTTAGGATTAACTTGATTTTAATCTTGAAATACCGAATGATCGGCGATGTAATTTCATGTTTGCTTCAAAATGAGGCATCAAAGATGAATAACTCTGGAATGCCACCTTTTCTCATGTATTTTTCCCTCAAGAAAAAAGTAGTATGAAAATACTGATTGATCCCTCTTCATCTTTTCGATGTTCTTTTGCATCTTATCAAAAATATGTGCAAGTCTTCAGGGGTCAATTAATGTTTGTAATTGGCTACATTAAGCTGACATATGCTGTTGGACAGGTGCATTGACTCAAACGTACATTAAGCTGAAGACGTGAAGTTTTCACTTGTCACATGCAAAGGTACATAAGACCATGGAGGTTTCTCCGACTCTGCTAGGATCTCTTTGGGAATGAATTACACTATGAACCACTGCCCACCATATTTGGTTTACTTTCTTGAAATGCAGGTCACCGCTTGACCCCAGACGAGCTCTATCCATAACAAACAACGTTCTCATCAATCGGCAGAGATACGAGTCTGATTTACTGTAAAAGATGGAAGGTTGCGAGACTTAATGGTATTATTATGCTATAGTATAGCTGTGCCATCAGACATCCAACTTTTTATCTCTATGTATTTTGGTCACTTCGCAATAGTCTAAACTAACTACTTCCGTTATTCAATTAAAACTTAAAGTTTCAAGTTTGAAAAGATAAGTCACAGTGAAAGGGCTGTAGGGGTTGAACCGGAACTGGAATGTTATACGCGGTATACTATAGACACAAAGGTTGCTAAAAAACTGGAAATTAAAGGGATAAAATATCCCCAGGTATGCTCACGGGATGAAAAAAAAATGCAGAGTAAACAGATCATCCCACGATTATtcaagttttttttttgcgggtcatGATTATTGAAGTTTCTTCTTTGTGAATTTTTTTTGATCTATTCATCAACGGATAccataaataataaaaattacatatagatccgtagaccacctagcgacaactaaAAGCATGCCGTCATCGCCTCTTTATCGCCGTAGTCGGGCACAATCCATCAAAGATAAGGCCACCAGAGGAGGCAAGGCGGACCTGCGGCGGCATTGGTGGGAGGCAGAAACCCTAACTTTTTtgtggagaaggcggcggctagaaaagctTCCGTGCGGCACGCTCTGTTTGCCTGGCTGGCTAATGCGCCACGATTATTGAAGTTGCTATTGTATCCAAATCAAAGTtgccacatgatgattttgatactAACAATACTTCATAAAAATCAGGACTTTAAAAACGATTTTCTTTATCGAACCATGAGACTTTGGTTTCGATGATCTTGCCGAAATATTGTATAGTATGTCTGAGTAGCGGCTTTTTTTTTGAGGGTCAAGTTGCCGCTTTATTTAACTTATTACGAAGTTCGGAATCTCATCCGACAAAACAGAAAGAACAAAATCCGGGGGGAGCCCCCAACCAGAGCTTACAGAGTTCATCACCCACTCCTACTATAGCTAACTTATGCGCGGCAACATTTGTAGACCGTCGAACCCATGAAACCTTACAGTCCTCTAAAGATCTCAGCATGGTCTTTATCTCCTCCACCAAAGGCCCTGACACCGATAGCTCCCTTGCTTGATTCCGCAGCATCTGTACCACTCGTTGGGAGTCTAGCTCAACATGAACTGTTCGGACATTGATATCAGCCGCCACCTCAAGAGATCGCCTACAAGCCATAAGTTCTGCTACCTCGGGATCGGAGACGCCGGCGAAGAGATGACACACACCTGCTCTGAATGCCCCCATATGGTCCCGTAGTACAGCTCCTCCGCCTGCCTTGTCCCCCGTTTTTGAAGTAGCTCCATCTGAATTCACCTTGATCCACCCATCAACCGGTGGTTCCCATGGCTGTGAAGGATGGTGGGTCGGAACGCTACTTAAAGTAGGGTGAACCAACCTCCATTCCTCCCTTTGCTTCAACACCGTGGCTAGTATTTCATGTGGGGCCTTGATTCTCTTTCCGTCACGCGCCTCATTCCTGGCAAGCCAAATACTATACAACGCATGCACCATTGCCTGTTTTGCTTCATTGGATGCATCCGCTAGCCATTGTAATAGCCAGCGTGCGACTTCTCCCTGGGAGTCAATCTGACATGGTGGGATCGCCACCATATCTCCCATCTCCGAGCGAAATCGCTTCCAGAAATCTGCAGACTGTTGACACGCCCAAAACCGATGAACTATGGTCTCCTCACGACCACAAGCAACACAAAAAACCCCAGGCTTAATCCTTCTCCGATGTAGTTCTGACCCGACTGCCAGTCTGTTTGAAACTAACCTCCAAAGATGAATCTTTGCCTTCCCTGGAGCGTTCGTGTCCCACAGTGCCAAATACCCCTTGTGTTGTTCACTGAGCTGGAAGACCCCGGCCGTCCGGATCTCGCTCTGGACAAAGCCATTCTCAGATGATAGGCGGATCGAACAGTAAAAACTCCATTTTTCGTATGGTTCCACGCTTGATAGTCATCAACCCCAATTCCGCCCACCACAATCTTTAGAATGTCGTTGGCATCATCCGGGGAGAACATTTGCAGGACCTTCTCTTGGTTCCAAGATTTCCCATCAGCCCGAAGAAGATCAGCTACCCTCGTAACCCCCGGCAAGTAAAGTTGACCAAGTGGCTTCATCGATCCCGGTCTCAGTATCCAGTTGCTGTGGTGTATATTGACCTTGGAGCCGTCTCCAATGCGCCATAGAAGCCCTTCTCTGAGTAGATCTCTTCCATGCAGGATACTTCTGAAAGTATACGAGGCATTCGAAGGGCACGTTGCACTCAAGATGGTCTCAGTCCCTAAAATAACGCGCCTTCAACACTCTGGCCACCAAAGACTCCGGGCATTGCAGCACTCGCCAAGCTTGTTTCGCTAGTAGGGCCTGATTGAATGCTACCAGGTCACGGAATCATATCAAAGTTTCCGAAATACTCCTACGTTATCGTTTTTGTCACTCTATATACGTTGGAGCTATATTCCAGTCTCTAAAAGATCACGTGCAAAACAACTTCTCTTGGTTCTCCTCGAATTGTGACATAAAAATAGTCCACCATCTATTTGGGCGTAGCTGCCTCAACCTTTCCGTCCCGTTCTTGCCTAGCCAGTTCTCTCGTGCCTCCATTGCGTGGCCGGGAGGGCGACGTCGCCAGCCAGCCAGCGCTGCCAGCGACCTCGCTCGGCTCGGCCCGGCCCGGCCGACTGGAACGCACGGGAGACGTGACCATGGGCACGATGGGACACCACCAGCGGTCGCGCTCCGCCTCCGGGAGCCCCTCGGCGACGCGCTCATCAAACGCCACCGAGCTTGACTTCGCCGCCGCCGACCTAGAGTGCCCCTTCGGCGGCATCGATGCCCTCGGCGCCGTGGAGCTCCGTGAGACGGCGTACGAGATTTTCTTCATGTCCTGCCGCTCCTCCGGCGGCGCGTCGGAGGGGGAGGTGTCGTCACCGGTGGCCGGTGCGGGGGCGAGGGGCGGGAGCGCCGTTATGAGCAGCAAGGTGAAGAAGGCGCTGGGGCTCAAGCCGAGGCGGTCCGCGCCGACGACGGTGCGCACCTCGAGCCAGAATTCAGGCCCGGTCTCTCCCGGCCGAACACGGCGACCGATGACGTCGGCGGAGATTATGCGGCAACAGATGCGGGTGACCGAGCAGAGCGACGCGCGGCTCCGCCGAACGCTCATGCGGGCCGTCGTCGGACAGGTCCaagtacgcacccatgcatgcatgcatgattttCGCTCGCATCCATGCACGTTCCCATGGTCGGTCGTAGTACGTATTATCTATCCATTTATTTGCACAGGTTGGGAAGAGGCCTGATTCCATCGTCCTGCCATTGGAGCTACTCCGGCAGCTAAAGCCGTCCGAGTTCACCGACGGCGAGGAGTACCACCAGTGGCAGTTCCGGCAGATCAAGCTCCTAGAGGCAGGCCTCATCCTGCACCCGTCCCTCCCGCTCGACCGCCTCCACGCCGCCGTGCTCCGTTTCCGCGAGGTGATGCGCGCCACCGAGATCCGCGCCATCGACACGGGCAAGGGCTCCGACGCGATGCGGGTCCTGAACAACGCCGTGCACGCGCTCGCGTGGCGCCCCGGCAGCGGCAGCGACGCGTGCCACTGGGCCGACGGCTACCCGCTCAACGTGCTCCTCTACGTGTCCCTCCTCCAGACCGTCTTCGACCACAGGGAGCACACCGTGGTGCTAGACGAGGTGGACGAGCTGCTGGAGCTCATCAAGAAGACGTGGCCGATCCTGGGCGTCGGCAGGGCGCTGCACAACGTGTGCTTCGCCTGGGTCTTCTTCCAGCAGTACGTGGTGACCGAGCAGGCCGAGCCGGACCTGGCGTCCGCGACTCTCGCCCTGCTCGCCGACGTGGCGGCCGACGCCAAGCAGGGCAGCCGCGAGTCCCAGTCCCGTGACCCGGTGTACACCAAGGTGCTCCTCAGCGTGCTCGGCAAGATGCAGGAGTGGGCGGAGAAGCGGCTGCTGGACTACCACGACAGGTACGAGAAAGGCATCGGCGGGACTGCCATGGAGATATTGCTGTCCTTGGCGCTTGCCGCCGGCAAGATCGTCGCCGACCGCGAATACGCGGGCACCGGGAACTTCGCCGCCGACCGCGTCGACTACTACATCAGGTGTTCGATGAAGAACATCTTCACCAAAGTGAGCGCATGCATGCTTCATCAGTCAGATAGGAAAAGCACAAAACATTATCAAGCGAGCAGTCCGCCACGATTTGATGGACATGATTTGATTCCAGATACTCGAGAATGGCATGGCAGAGGCAGACCCCGCAGACGACCCCGGCGTGGTCCTGACGCAGCTGGCGAGGGACGCGGAGCAGCTGGCCATGTTCGAGCGCGCCAACTTCAGCCCGCTGCTGAGGCGGTTGCACCCGGCCCCCATAGCGGTCGCCGCAGTCACCCTGCACGGCTGCTTCGGCGTGGTGCTGAGAGAGTACCTGAGCAAGGTCACCATCCTGACGGAGGAGCTCGTCCGCGTGCTCCACTCGGCGAATCGCCTGGAGAAGGCCCTGGCGCAGATGACCGCCGAAGACGCGGCGGACTGCGACGACGACCGGGCAAAGGCCGTCGTCGGCGACATGGAGCCCTACGAGGTGGAGTCAGTGGTGATGGGCTTGCTCAAGGCTTGGATGGACGACAGACTTCGGATCGGCAGCGACTGCATCCTCAGAGCCAAAGAAACCGAGGTACACTTCCATCTCTGGTGGATGAAGTGAAGCTGGAATTCCTAGAGCTTGACATTGTTTTTGTAGAGCTGGATTCCCAAGTCCAAGGAGGAGCCTTTCCCCGCGTCGGCAATAGAGCTGATGAGGCTGTCCAGGGCGACCATCGACGAGTTCTCTGACATTCCGGCCACCGCAAAAGACGACGTGGTTCAGGCGCTCGTCGACGGCCTCGACTCAACCTTTCAAGACTACATCTCCTTCGTCGCATCATGTGGTACACGATCCGATCAAACTCAATCCCGTTAAATAAACTTAGCATGGAGGCCATCATCGATCGATCGATAGACTTGTTTCAATCCAAATGCAGGGTCGAAGCAGAGCTACGTCCCTCCCCTCCCGGCGCTGACGAGGTGCAACCAGGACTCGGGCTTCTTCCGGCTGTGGAAGAAGGCGGCGCTGCCGTCGTGCCAAGCGCCGGAGGCCAACCCGCGCGGCAGCGCCTCGCAGCACACCCCGCGGCCATCCATAAGCCGCGGCACGCAGCGCATCTACGTCCGCCTCAACACGCTCCACTACGTCCTCACCCACGTCCAGGCCATCGACGAGTCGCTCTCGTCACTCTCCTCTGCCTCCGGCGGTAACCGGGTGGCAGCGTTCGACCGCACCCGCGCCGCGGCCCAGTCGGCGGTGTCGCGCGTCGCCGAGGTGGCCGCGTTCCGGCTCATCTTCCTCGACTCGCGCCACTCCTTCTACCAGGGCCTGTACGTCCGCAACGTCGTCGACACACGCATCCGACCGGTGCTCCGCGCGCTCAAGCAGAACCTGTCGTTCCTTGTGTCCGTGCTCGTTGACCACGCGCAGCCGGTGGCCGTGCGGGAGGTGATGAAGGCCTCGTTCCAGGCGTTCCTGATGGTCCTCCTCGCCGGCGGCAACGACCGGAGCTTCACGAGGGCGGACCACGGGATGGTGGAGGAGGACTTCCGGAGCCTGAAGCGCGCCTTCTGCACGTGCGGCGAGGGCCTGGTCCCGGAGGACGTGGTGGTGCAGGAGGCGGAGGCCGCAGAGGGCGTCGTTGAGCTCATGGCTCGGCCGACGGAGCAACTCATCGCGGCGTTCGGCGCCGCCACGTCGGAGTCCATCGCGGGCGTGCGAGAATACGAGGACTCGGACGGCGGCGCGACCCTCGTGCCGCCGACGGCGAGGCAGTGGGGCCCCGCGGATCCAAACACCATCCTCCGCGTGTTGTGCCACCGCGACGACGAGGCCGCCAACCAGTTCTTGAAGCGCACGTTCCAGCTCGCCAAGCGGCGGTGATGTCGGCCAAATGCTCCACCAATGAGCCTAGGTGCTACACATTTTTTAGTCCCATCACTGCAACGACCCGTTGCGGCTACGTGGGCTATACCTGTGCCGGCCAAGTGAGCGGCTCATGTAATATGTTCTGGTGTGAGTGTGCCCTGTTAATAAATAGCCGTTGCTAGCGTCAGGGTTGAGGATCATGTACTGTCAACTTCACTGTATCTGTTCCCTGCTCGggatctctctaatcttcttcctCCCCAAGTTACTCTACCCTTGTGTTTTATGAACCAAGACCTAGCTTGACGCCGGAGAGTGCACCTGGTCGGTAGGTATCTACAACCAGTGGTAGAGCATGGAAAATCGAATGAGGGGGCTAAGTGTTGGTAAGCCTTGTTGGGGAGGGGCAATCCAGCAAAATACACAATTTTAGCAGCAAAAAGTCACTGTTCATATTAATACTAGGCTTAAATCAATAATGTTAGGGGGGGGGctaggtgatgcggagcatcctacggacatcaccatgtcaagagttcatttCGCAAGTGAcgcgtgcgacatctacttcacatacacaaaggtgaatcatctcctttacacgtgctcacttgacactCTCGAGGacggtatactacttgacactccttccgcgtgcatgcataggtattgtcggaacatcacggatgtcgaggaggagtgcgagcgcaagtgtacgtctacaccatccgcgagggaagcatggaagagaagacggaagaaaggagaagaagacggagcAGCGGCTGAAGctagcccggacgtccggaccgccgtccggatcatccggacccagccggatcatccgggcccccCTCCGGATCATCCGGATAACCGTGCTGAGGATACCTGAAGGTTtctcctgaagccggatcatccgggccccctcccggatcatccggacccccatccggatcatccgggccttgccTGCGTGCAACGTTTCGGGCTGAGCCCCATGTACCCAttcgccccctcacttaccccaTCGTCcattagactataaatagacctcctccaccttCTTTCTAGAGgaagcaaagtgatagctcatttgtatgtgagctttgctcctacctatctctactcttgagagagagagagacccctactccattggaggccaagacctccatctaggagaagatcatgcaagatatcatcaagaccccctcgtggaaagatccgtctaggatatcatcaagacctccttttggagacgaactttaccttgtatctttctctttgttgttcatgtaccttgtggatcttatgtgtttgattgtctagtggatgtgtgattggacttgttcttgagtgtttccccttgtgatttctctcgttcttccccgtgttcttcgtgttactcgtagggatccgctccaatcgtgaaaaatcgggcctctagggttctaccctacatcatcttggtatcatgagccacgttgatcacgtttttggagcccctaccccgtgtgttctagcttgattttgttgatttcgtccttaatccgaaaatccccaccaaaaatagcccccaattttttttgtgatttgttggttttgatgatgttttgttgattttgatccgtggatttgcttggtttcgagtggatctagcatctccccaagttcgcccccgagaggaaatcccgagcagagttgacctgccc is from Triticum aestivum cultivar Chinese Spring chromosome 1B, IWGSC CS RefSeq v2.1, whole genome shotgun sequence and encodes:
- the LOC123120817 gene encoding heterogeneous nuclear ribonucleoprotein 1, which encodes MESDQGKLFIGGISWETTEEKLQEHFSNFGEVSQAAVMRDKLTGRPRGFGFVVYADPAAVDAALQEPHTLDGRTVDVKRALSREEQQATKAVNPSAGRNAGGGGGGGGGDAGGARTKKIFVGGLPSSLTDEEFRQYFQTFGAVTDVVVMYDQTTQRPRGFGFITFDSEDAVDRVLHKTFHDLGGKMVEVKRALPREANPGSGGGGRSMGGGGFHSNNGPNSNASSYDGRGDASRYGQAQQGSGGYPGYGAGAYGSAPTGYGYGHTNPGTTYGNYGSAGYGGVPAAYAGAYGNPSAAASGYQGGPPGANRGPWGSQAPSGYGTGGYAGNAGYGAWNSSSAGGNAPTSQAPGAAAGYGNQGYGYGGYGGDASYGNHGGYGAYGGRGDGAGNPATGAASGYGAAGYGSGNGNSGYPNAWTDPSQGGGFGGAVNGASEGQSNYGSGYGGMQPRVAQ
- the LOC123090564 gene encoding protein unc-13 homolog isoform X1; the protein is MGTMGHHQRSRSASGSPSATRSSNATELDFAAADLECPFGGIDALGAVELRETAYEIFFMSCRSSGGASEGEVSSPVAGAGARGGSAVMSSKVKKALGLKPRRSAPTTVRTSSQNSGPVSPGRTRRPMTSAEIMRQQMRVTEQSDARLRRTLMRAVVGQVQVGKRPDSIVLPLELLRQLKPSEFTDGEEYHQWQFRQIKLLEAGLILHPSLPLDRLHAAVLRFREVMRATEIRAIDTGKGSDAMRVLNNAVHALAWRPGSGSDACHWADGYPLNVLLYVSLLQTVFDHREHTVVLDEVDELLELIKKTWPILGVGRALHNVCFAWVFFQQYVVTEQAEPDLASATLALLADVAADAKQGSRESQSRDPVYTKVLLSVLGKMQEWAEKRLLDYHDRYEKGIGGTAMEILLSLALAAGKIVADREYAGTGNFAADRVDYYIRCSMKNIFTKILENGMAEADPADDPGVVLTQLARDAEQLAMFERANFSPLLRRLHPAPIAVAAVTLHGCFGVVLREYLSKVTILTEELVRVLHSANRLEKALAQMTAEDAADCDDDRAKAVVGDMEPYEVESVVMGLLKAWMDDRLRIGSDCILRAKETESWIPKSKEEPFPASAIELMRLSRATIDEFSDIPATAKDDVVQALVDGLDSTFQDYISFVASCGSKQSYVPPLPALTRCNQDSGFFRLWKKAALPSCQAPEANPRGSASQHTPRPSISRGTQRIYVRLNTLHYVLTHVQAIDESLSSLSSASGGNRVAAFDRTRAAAQSAVSRVAEVAAFRLIFLDSRHSFYQGLYVRNVVDTRIRPVLRALKQNLSFLVSVLVDHAQPVAVREVMKASFQAFLMVLLAGGNDRSFTRADHGMVEEDFRSLKRAFCTCGEGLVPEDVVVQEAEAAEGVVELMARPTEQLIAAFGAATSESIAGVREYEDSDGGATLVPPTARQWGPADPNTILRVLCHRDDEAANQFLKRTFQLAKRR
- the LOC123090564 gene encoding protein unc-13 homolog isoform X2, which translates into the protein MGTMGHHQRSRSASGSPSATRSSNATELDFAAADLECPFGGIDALGAVELRETAYEIFFMSCRSSGGASEGEVSSPVAGAGARGGSAVMSSKVKKALGLKPRRSAPTTVRTSSQNSGPVSPGRTRRPMTSAEIMRQQMRVTEQSDARLRRTLMRAVVGQVGKRPDSIVLPLELLRQLKPSEFTDGEEYHQWQFRQIKLLEAGLILHPSLPLDRLHAAVLRFREVMRATEIRAIDTGKGSDAMRVLNNAVHALAWRPGSGSDACHWADGYPLNVLLYVSLLQTVFDHREHTVVLDEVDELLELIKKTWPILGVGRALHNVCFAWVFFQQYVVTEQAEPDLASATLALLADVAADAKQGSRESQSRDPVYTKVLLSVLGKMQEWAEKRLLDYHDRYEKGIGGTAMEILLSLALAAGKIVADREYAGTGNFAADRVDYYIRCSMKNIFTKILENGMAEADPADDPGVVLTQLARDAEQLAMFERANFSPLLRRLHPAPIAVAAVTLHGCFGVVLREYLSKVTILTEELVRVLHSANRLEKALAQMTAEDAADCDDDRAKAVVGDMEPYEVESVVMGLLKAWMDDRLRIGSDCILRAKETESWIPKSKEEPFPASAIELMRLSRATIDEFSDIPATAKDDVVQALVDGLDSTFQDYISFVASCGSKQSYVPPLPALTRCNQDSGFFRLWKKAALPSCQAPEANPRGSASQHTPRPSISRGTQRIYVRLNTLHYVLTHVQAIDESLSSLSSASGGNRVAAFDRTRAAAQSAVSRVAEVAAFRLIFLDSRHSFYQGLYVRNVVDTRIRPVLRALKQNLSFLVSVLVDHAQPVAVREVMKASFQAFLMVLLAGGNDRSFTRADHGMVEEDFRSLKRAFCTCGEGLVPEDVVVQEAEAAEGVVELMARPTEQLIAAFGAATSESIAGVREYEDSDGGATLVPPTARQWGPADPNTILRVLCHRDDEAANQFLKRTFQLAKRR